Proteins encoded within one genomic window of Scomber japonicus isolate fScoJap1 chromosome 16, fScoJap1.pri, whole genome shotgun sequence:
- the mrpl35 gene encoding 39S ribosomal protein L35, mitochondrial has translation MAAALARRVSGLLRPLSVSICARTPKICQFSSLVQPQPLYSFAAAAVRTPLRAVVCQTPRYNILQRVSSLTPSLTLQPSRNLTYYSLKKGKRKSVKSVTERFMRLHCGLWLRRKAGYKKKMWKKKPDRRKRLREHVFCNKTQSKLFDKMTTSFWRRRNWYADDPYLKYHDRVNLKV, from the exons ATGGCTGCCGCCCTGGCGAGGAGGGTGTCCG GGCTGCTGAGGCCGCTGTCTGTGTCCATATGCGCCAGGACACCAAAGATATGTCAGTTCTCCAGTCTCGTCCAGCCGCAGCCTCTCTACAGCTTTGCTGCGGCCGCAGTCCGCACTCCTCTGCGGGCTGTAGTGTGTCAGACACCCCGCTACAACATCCTGCAACG ggTGTCGTCTCTTACTCCCTCTCTGACTCTGCAGCCCAGCAGAAATCTGACGTACTACAGTCtgaagaaggggaagaggaagagtgtgaAATCTGTGACAGAGAGGTTCATGAGGCTGCACTGTGGCCTTTGGCTCAGACGCAAG GCTGGATACAAGAAGAAAATGTGGAAGAAGAAACCTGACAGACGAAAGCGCCTGAGAGAGCATGTATTCTGTAACAAAACACAGAGCAAACTTTTTGATAAAATGACAACATCTTTTTGGAGAAGGAGGAACTGGTATGCTGATGACCCATACCTGAAGTACCATGATCGGGTCAACCTCAAAGTGTAA